A window of the Sulfitobacter sp. THAF37 genome harbors these coding sequences:
- a CDS encoding heavy-metal-associated domain-containing protein, with protein MIRFSVPDMNCGHCTASIEKAIVTIDPHATVTCDLTARSVEVDSALDESALKAAIHDAGYGSERLT; from the coding sequence ATGATCAGGTTCAGCGTCCCGGACATGAACTGCGGACATTGCACCGCGTCGATAGAGAAGGCCATTGTGACGATAGACCCACACGCGACGGTCACCTGTGACCTGACTGCGCGTTCCGTCGAGGTAGATAGCGCATTGGATGAAAGCGCGCTGAAGGCAGCGATTCACGATGCAGGCTACGGCTCGGAGCGACTGACTTAG
- a CDS encoding heavy metal translocating P-type ATPase, whose amino-acid sequence MSGPHNVRISLQNMSCASCVGRVERGLSGLPGVSDVRVNLASETAQAQIDGPERISDIVEKLEQIGYPARKQSTRLNVASMSCASCVGRVDKALAAVPGVLDVNVNLASETSTVTYVEGAVAVADLLKAAGDAGYPATLPLDSAPEDTSVRKDEEARRLALRTALAAALALPVFLLEMGAHLIPGMHGLIGDTIGHRASWLIQFVLTTVVLLWPGRSFYTRGFPALLKRAPDMNSLVAVGTSAAYLYSLVALFAPALLPEGSRAVYFEAAAVIVVLILLGRWLEARAKGRTGAAIQKLLGLQAKTARVLVDGEPEDVAIERIAAGDILLVRPGERIAVDGEVTEGIARVDESMITGEPVPVAKSVGDPVTGGTVNGTGAFQFRATRVGADTTLAQIIRMVEEAQGAKLPIQGLVDRITLWFVPAVMALALLTVIIWPLVGPSPALSLALVAGVSVLIIACPCAMGLATPTSIMVGTGRAAEMGVLFRKGDALQQLSTFDVIALDKTGTVTEGRPELTDLVLADGFERAEVLALVAAVEAQSEHPIAEAILRAAEAENVAGHEARNFTSITGHGVRAEVAGREVLVGADRLMTREGLDIGALADAERRLAEQGRTALYAAIDGRVAAMIAVADPVKPSSAAVIRALHDLGLKVAMITGDKRETAEAIARETGIDHVIAGVLPDGKVAALDELRGTGQHIAFVGDGINDAPALAHADVGIAIGTGTDVAIESADVVLMSADLRGVVNALEISRRTMRNIRQNLFWAFGYNVALIPVAAGALYPVSGLLLSPVLAAGAMALSSVFVLTNALRLRRVRPAMDEAAKAVTDPRLSPVPAE is encoded by the coding sequence ATGTCCGGTCCGCACAACGTCCGAATTTCCCTTCAAAACATGTCCTGCGCCTCTTGCGTCGGGCGGGTGGAGCGTGGGCTTTCCGGCCTGCCGGGTGTCAGCGACGTTCGCGTCAACCTCGCCAGCGAGACGGCCCAGGCGCAGATCGACGGGCCGGAGCGCATCTCGGACATCGTCGAGAAGCTGGAACAGATTGGCTATCCGGCCCGTAAGCAGAGCACTCGCCTGAACGTGGCCTCCATGTCTTGTGCGTCCTGCGTTGGGCGGGTGGACAAGGCGCTGGCGGCGGTGCCGGGCGTGCTGGACGTGAACGTCAATCTGGCTTCGGAAACTTCGACGGTGACCTATGTCGAAGGCGCGGTCGCGGTCGCCGACCTGCTAAAGGCGGCGGGTGACGCAGGCTATCCCGCGACCCTGCCGTTGGACAGCGCGCCGGAAGACACGAGTGTCCGCAAGGATGAAGAGGCGCGGAGGCTGGCCCTCAGAACCGCGCTGGCGGCGGCGCTCGCTTTGCCTGTGTTCCTGCTGGAAATGGGCGCGCACCTGATCCCCGGCATGCATGGTCTGATCGGCGACACGATCGGCCATCGGGCAAGCTGGCTGATCCAGTTCGTCCTGACCACGGTGGTTCTGCTCTGGCCGGGGCGCAGCTTCTACACGCGCGGGTTTCCAGCCCTGCTCAAGCGTGCGCCGGACATGAACAGCCTTGTCGCGGTCGGCACTTCTGCCGCCTATCTCTATTCTCTCGTGGCGCTATTCGCGCCCGCGCTGCTGCCCGAAGGGTCGCGTGCCGTCTATTTCGAGGCGGCGGCAGTCATCGTCGTGCTAATCCTGCTGGGCCGGTGGCTGGAGGCGCGCGCCAAGGGCCGCACCGGCGCAGCGATCCAGAAGCTGCTGGGCCTTCAGGCCAAGACCGCCCGCGTGCTGGTGGACGGAGAGCCTGAGGACGTGGCCATCGAGCGCATCGCCGCGGGCGACATCCTGCTCGTGCGCCCCGGAGAGCGGATCGCGGTGGACGGCGAGGTGACCGAAGGCATTGCGCGTGTCGATGAGAGCATGATCACGGGAGAGCCGGTGCCGGTCGCCAAATCCGTGGGCGATCCCGTGACCGGCGGGACCGTCAACGGCACCGGCGCCTTCCAGTTCCGCGCGACGCGCGTGGGGGCGGATACGACGCTGGCGCAAATCATCCGTATGGTCGAAGAGGCGCAGGGGGCCAAGTTGCCCATCCAGGGTCTGGTGGATCGGATCACCCTGTGGTTCGTGCCCGCGGTCATGGCGCTGGCGCTGCTGACGGTTATAATCTGGCCACTGGTCGGGCCGTCGCCCGCCCTGTCCCTTGCGCTGGTCGCCGGCGTTTCGGTGCTGATCATCGCCTGCCCCTGCGCGATGGGGCTGGCCACGCCGACCTCAATCATGGTGGGCACCGGCCGTGCCGCCGAAATGGGTGTGCTGTTCCGCAAGGGCGATGCGCTGCAACAGCTTTCTACCTTCGATGTGATCGCGCTGGACAAGACCGGCACGGTGACCGAAGGACGCCCCGAACTGACCGATCTGGTGCTGGCCGACGGCTTTGAACGGGCCGAGGTGCTGGCGCTGGTCGCGGCAGTTGAAGCGCAATCGGAACATCCCATCGCCGAGGCCATCCTGCGGGCGGCAGAGGCCGAGAACGTTGCCGGGCACGAGGCGCGGAACTTTACCTCCATCACCGGCCACGGTGTCCGGGCCGAGGTCGCGGGCCGCGAGGTGCTGGTGGGGGCCGACCGTCTGATGACCCGCGAAGGGCTGGACATCGGCGCGCTGGCGGACGCGGAACGCCGCCTGGCCGAACAGGGCCGTACCGCGCTTTACGCCGCTATCGACGGACGCGTTGCCGCCATGATCGCCGTAGCCGATCCGGTCAAGCCGTCCAGCGCCGCGGTCATCCGCGCCTTGCACGATCTCGGCCTGAAGGTCGCCATGATCACCGGCGACAAGCGCGAGACGGCAGAAGCCATCGCGCGGGAGACGGGCATCGACCACGTGATCGCGGGCGTGCTGCCGGACGGCAAGGTCGCGGCACTGGATGAACTGCGTGGCACGGGCCAGCATATCGCCTTCGTCGGCGACGGCATCAACGACGCGCCCGCGCTTGCCCATGCGGATGTGGGCATCGCCATCGGCACCGGCACTGACGTCGCCATCGAATCCGCCGACGTGGTGCTGATGTCGGCCGACCTGCGCGGCGTGGTCAACGCGCTGGAAATATCGCGGCGCACCATGCGCAACATCCGCCAGAACCTGTTTTGGGCCTTCGGCTACAATGTCGCGCTGATCCCGGTTGCGGCGGGGGCGCTTTACCCGGTGTCGGGCCTGCTGCTGTCGCCGGTGCTGGCGGCGGGGGCGATGGCGCTCAGCTCGGTCTTCGTACTGACGAACGCGCTGCGCCTGCGCCGTGTGCGCCCGGCGATGGACGAGGCGGCGAAGGCTGTGACCGACCCCCGCCTGTCCCCCGTT